The following are from one region of the Veillonella nakazawae genome:
- a CDS encoding metal-sensing transcriptional repressor, translating to MKQCMDSENLHRRLRKILGQVQAIDRMIEEDIPCEDVLSQINAAKSALHKVGQVVLEGHINHCVRDGIEHGDVEKTISDFTKAVERFANMGK from the coding sequence ATGAAACAATGTATGGATTCAGAAAATCTACATCGTCGATTGCGTAAAATCCTTGGTCAAGTGCAAGCTATTGATCGAATGATTGAAGAAGACATTCCATGCGAAGATGTGTTGAGCCAAATTAATGCAGCTAAATCTGCACTACATAAAGTAGGTCAAGTAGTTCTTGAAGGACATATCAACCACTGCGTGCGAGATGGTATCGAACACGGTGACGTAGAGAAAACCATTAGCGACTTTACAAAAGCTGTAGAGCGTTTTGCAAACATGGGAAAATAA
- a CDS encoding HPr family phosphocarrier protein, with translation MKELTVEITNESGLHARPATAFTQLAAKYASKVTIAANGKTADAKSILTVLTLGATKGTSVTLTADGADEDDVLAALSEFLTTNHD, from the coding sequence ATGAAAGAATTAACAGTAGAAATTACTAACGAATCTGGTTTACATGCTCGTCCTGCTACAGCTTTCACACAATTGGCTGCTAAATACGCTTCCAAAGTGACAATCGCTGCTAACGGTAAAACAGCTGATGCTAAATCCATTTTAACTGTATTGACTTTGGGCGCTACAAAAGGCACATCTGTTACATTGACAGCTGACGGTGCTGACGAAGATGACGTACTCGCTGCATTGAGCGAATTCTTAACAACTAACCACGACTAA
- the ptsP gene encoding phosphoenolpyruvate--protein phosphotransferase → MRIQGISGSRGVAVGNVYRYIQEEIVIPDYTVAEDKVEAEIGKFASAMAATLKQLDTIRQKALKDMGPEEAAIFEAHMQIAQDPSLSDGIKSLVETSHTNVVAATAQTIETFANIFLGMEDPYMRERGADIKDIGDRLMRNMLGMNPRGLSHISGEVILVAHDLAPSDTASLDKNVVKGIVTAAGGPTSHAAIMARTLEIPAVMGVGDIEGFVDGEKAVVLGTDGIVETNPSDADWTEYTNQAAAYQEELKRLRESANLEAKTTDGHHVELFGNIGKSKDAKHALTMGAQGIGLYRTEFLYMENDELPTEDVQFEEYKKVAEDMQGQPVIIRTMDIGGDKELKCLDLPSEMNPFLGYRAIRISLNRPDIFKVQLRALLRASSFGDIHIMYPMIASVEEVKQANAMLEECKAELTAEGKEFNKDIKVGIMIEVPAAAVISPILAKYVDFFSIGTNDLCQYTLAVDRMNESIGSLYQPLHPGVLRLIKHVIDASHEQGKFTGMCGELASDPVATMILLGLGLDEFSMTASSIPLIKKILRSVSKAECEEVANKALSMDTAEEITEYAKSVLAEKDLL, encoded by the coding sequence ATGCGAATTCAAGGGATTTCTGGATCTCGTGGCGTTGCAGTAGGCAATGTATATAGATATATTCAAGAGGAAATTGTCATTCCTGATTACACTGTAGCAGAGGATAAGGTAGAAGCGGAAATTGGTAAGTTCGCTTCTGCTATGGCAGCTACCTTAAAGCAATTAGATACAATTCGTCAAAAGGCGTTGAAAGACATGGGTCCTGAAGAGGCGGCTATTTTTGAAGCGCATATGCAAATCGCGCAAGACCCATCCTTGTCTGATGGTATTAAATCCCTTGTTGAGACTAGCCATACAAATGTGGTAGCGGCTACAGCTCAAACTATTGAAACCTTTGCGAATATCTTCCTCGGTATGGAAGATCCATATATGCGTGAACGCGGTGCAGATATCAAAGATATTGGTGATCGTTTGATGCGCAATATGTTAGGCATGAACCCTCGTGGTTTATCCCATATTTCTGGGGAGGTTATCTTGGTGGCTCATGATTTGGCACCATCTGATACAGCTTCTCTTGATAAAAATGTGGTAAAAGGCATTGTAACAGCTGCTGGTGGTCCTACATCTCATGCGGCTATCATGGCGCGCACCTTGGAAATTCCTGCCGTTATGGGCGTTGGTGACATTGAAGGCTTCGTAGATGGCGAGAAAGCTGTTGTACTTGGTACAGATGGTATTGTGGAAACAAATCCATCTGATGCGGATTGGACTGAATATACAAATCAAGCGGCTGCATACCAAGAGGAATTGAAACGGTTGCGCGAATCTGCCAATCTTGAAGCTAAGACTACTGATGGTCATCATGTAGAATTATTCGGTAACATCGGTAAGTCTAAAGATGCTAAACACGCTCTTACAATGGGCGCACAAGGCATCGGCTTATATCGTACAGAATTCTTGTACATGGAAAACGACGAGTTACCAACAGAAGATGTACAGTTTGAAGAATATAAAAAGGTTGCAGAAGATATGCAGGGCCAACCTGTTATTATCCGTACTATGGATATCGGTGGCGATAAGGAATTGAAATGCCTTGATTTACCAAGTGAAATGAATCCATTCCTTGGTTATCGTGCGATTCGTATTTCCTTGAACCGTCCGGATATCTTCAAAGTACAATTGCGTGCGTTATTGCGTGCTAGTTCCTTTGGCGATATTCACATCATGTACCCTATGATTGCTTCCGTAGAAGAAGTGAAACAAGCGAATGCTATGCTCGAAGAATGTAAGGCAGAACTTACAGCTGAAGGCAAAGAATTCAACAAGGATATCAAGGTTGGCATTATGATCGAAGTACCAGCGGCGGCTGTTATTTCTCCAATCTTAGCAAAATATGTGGACTTCTTCAGTATCGGTACAAATGATTTATGCCAATATACACTGGCGGTAGACCGTATGAACGAATCTATTGGTTCTCTATATCAACCATTGCATCCAGGTGTATTACGTCTTATCAAGCATGTTATCGATGCGAGCCATGAACAAGGTAAATTTACAGGCATGTGCGGTGAACTTGCTAGTGACCCTGTAGCTACAATGATTCTATTAGGCCTTGGCCTTGATGAATTCTCTATGACAGCGTCATCTATACCACTTATTAAGAAAATCTTGCGTTCCGTTTCTAAAGCAGAATGTGAAGAGGTGGCTAATAAAGCACTTTCCATGGATACAGCTGAAGAAATTACAGAATATGCTAAATCTGTACTAGCCGAAAAAGACTTACTATAA
- the dapF gene encoding diaminopimelate epimerase, translated as MKLTKMHGLGNDFILFADPQGANKDYTDLAIRLCDRRTGIGADGLAILVPSKTCDVRMRIINSDGSEAEMCGNAIRCFAKYAYEHGEITKETFTIETLAGVMKPTLTIENGIVTQVTVDMGKPFFAAQDIPMDVNMDKVIDVDLDVNGETVTVSSVLLGVPHTEVYINDITTAPVTTQGPIIEKHDAFPSNTNVNYIEVVNDKHIKVRTWERGAGATLACGTGSCASAVMSFEKGLTGREVDVELYLGTLHISYLEDGTVLMTGPAEEVFETELPID; from the coding sequence ATGAAATTAACTAAAATGCATGGTCTTGGCAATGATTTCATCCTCTTTGCCGACCCTCAAGGTGCTAACAAGGACTATACTGATTTGGCGATTCGCCTTTGCGATCGTCGTACTGGTATCGGTGCCGACGGTCTTGCCATTCTAGTTCCTTCAAAAACCTGTGATGTGCGCATGCGCATTATTAACTCTGATGGTAGTGAAGCAGAAATGTGCGGTAATGCAATCCGTTGCTTTGCCAAATATGCCTATGAACACGGAGAAATTACTAAAGAAACTTTTACCATCGAAACCTTGGCCGGTGTAATGAAACCTACCTTAACTATCGAAAATGGTATAGTCACACAAGTTACTGTAGACATGGGCAAGCCATTCTTTGCAGCCCAAGACATTCCGATGGATGTAAATATGGATAAGGTTATCGATGTAGACCTCGATGTAAACGGCGAAACAGTAACGGTAAGCTCCGTATTACTCGGCGTGCCTCATACAGAGGTGTATATCAATGACATTACAACGGCACCTGTAACGACACAAGGTCCTATCATTGAAAAACACGATGCATTCCCATCCAATACAAATGTTAACTACATTGAGGTAGTAAATGATAAGCACATCAAGGTTCGCACATGGGAACGCGGTGCCGGCGCTACCTTAGCATGTGGTACAGGCTCTTGTGCCTCTGCTGTTATGTCCTTTGAAAAAGGCTTAACTGGTCGCGAAGTAGATGTAGAGCTTTATTTAGGAACATTACATATTTCATACTTGGAGGATGGCACGGTGCTCATGACTGGCCCTGCTGAGGAAGTCTTCGAAACAGAACTTCCTATCGATTAA
- a CDS encoding Na+/H+ antiporter NhaC family protein, which translates to MKWLQLILNAFLKYQQGRSLMPKNTESLIGLLISILVIIIAVANGIAIGYALIVVWCIMAYVFYRKGYQPKELLNLSWTGAKTSIVVMQIFLLIGWLIAMWQAAGIIPMIIATGIDLIDPSLFIACAFLITAIVSMLLGTAFGTVGTIGIVFITMARAGNIPEDIVAGAIIAGAYFGDRNGPLSSSASLVAALTHTKVSSNIPIMFRAGLPALVISTVLYLILSQWFPLNYENSLLSDTIHFIFNIDWTLWIPVIIVIALLPLKVSIRWPIGLSALAAAILAYTNQGATLSDLGWYTLTGFELPHYNPLANIIHGGGLQTMFIPTLSIFMATAISGMLEGVGFWNDIRQLLERAKTRSDVFAANVGLALLTGAVGCSQAIAVVMTHSIMRITYAQRGIQDEDVMLDFENSGILIASLLPWNIAAYVPVVMMGTSTAGYVPFAFFLYLVPLLYWLRLRNQDQSMIR; encoded by the coding sequence ATGAAGTGGTTACAACTTATATTAAATGCGTTTCTAAAGTATCAACAAGGCCGTTCTCTAATGCCGAAAAATACGGAGTCGCTCATAGGTTTACTCATATCTATCCTCGTCATTATCATCGCTGTGGCTAACGGTATTGCTATTGGTTACGCCTTGATAGTGGTATGGTGCATCATGGCCTATGTATTCTATCGCAAAGGATACCAACCAAAAGAACTACTAAACCTATCATGGACAGGTGCTAAAACATCGATTGTAGTAATGCAAATATTCTTGCTTATCGGTTGGCTCATTGCTATGTGGCAAGCAGCAGGCATCATCCCTATGATTATCGCCACCGGCATCGACTTGATTGATCCGTCCCTCTTTATTGCTTGTGCCTTCTTAATAACAGCGATTGTTAGCATGCTATTAGGTACAGCTTTCGGTACTGTAGGCACCATAGGCATTGTATTCATCACGATGGCAAGAGCCGGTAATATTCCAGAGGATATCGTAGCAGGTGCCATTATAGCCGGTGCGTACTTTGGTGATCGCAACGGCCCATTGTCATCTAGCGCATCACTGGTAGCAGCCTTAACACATACTAAGGTTTCTAGTAATATACCAATTATGTTTAGAGCGGGACTACCTGCACTTGTTATTTCTACAGTGCTCTACCTAATACTGTCCCAGTGGTTCCCGCTAAACTATGAAAATAGTTTGTTATCCGATACAATCCATTTTATCTTCAATATTGATTGGACATTGTGGATTCCAGTGATTATCGTCATCGCTTTATTGCCTTTGAAAGTATCTATCCGTTGGCCTATCGGCCTCAGCGCATTAGCCGCAGCCATTCTGGCTTATACTAATCAAGGGGCTACCCTTTCCGATTTAGGCTGGTATACCTTAACGGGCTTTGAGCTACCACATTATAATCCACTGGCCAATATCATTCATGGCGGCGGATTACAAACGATGTTTATCCCTACCCTATCCATCTTTATGGCCACTGCCATTTCTGGCATGCTCGAAGGGGTTGGCTTCTGGAATGATATTAGACAACTATTAGAGCGAGCTAAAACGCGGAGCGATGTATTTGCTGCCAATGTAGGTCTCGCACTCTTAACAGGCGCTGTAGGCTGTAGCCAAGCTATTGCGGTTGTAATGACACATTCTATTATGCGTATTACCTACGCACAGCGCGGCATTCAAGATGAAGATGTGATGCTCGACTTTGAAAACAGTGGCATTCTCATTGCTTCACTATTACCATGGAACATCGCTGCTTATGTACCTGTAGTTATGATGGGTACTAGCACAGCCGGCTATGTACCATTCGCCTTCTTCCTATATCTCGTACCACTCCT